A window of Ruminococcus champanellensis 18P13 = JCM 17042 contains these coding sequences:
- the argH gene encoding argininosuccinate lyase, whose translation MAKLWAGRFSKEVDETVNAFNSSIAFDGRMYKQDITGSIAHATMLGDCGIISKEDSRQIIEGLQGILADLESGELELDPTAEDIHMFVEAELTKRLGDVGKRLHTARSRNDQVALDIRLYLREEMGEIRSLTAKLLHTLCDLAQQHLDTIMPGYTHLQRAQPITLGHHLMAYAQMLLRDYDRLLDTEKRMNYCPLGSCALAGTTYPIDRQQTAKLLGFTAPMANSLDGVSDRDSCVELANALALLMTHLSRFSEEIILWCSWEFKFIELDDAYATGSSIMPQKKNPDITELIRGKTGRVVGDLTTLLAMLKGLPLAYNKDMQEDKEAIFDAIDNVKLCLKTFTPMLATMRVLKDNMRAAAARGFINATDCADYLVKKGLPFRDAYKITGTLVAACIRQGLTLETLPLEQYREMHPLFGEDVYHAISLDTCVRERRSEGGPAPESVRRQIDLTRAQMEAWGI comes from the coding sequence ATGGCAAAATTATGGGCAGGAAGATTCTCCAAGGAGGTTGACGAAACCGTCAACGCCTTCAATTCCTCCATCGCCTTTGACGGCAGAATGTACAAGCAGGATATCACCGGCAGCATCGCCCACGCCACCATGCTGGGGGACTGCGGCATCATCTCTAAAGAGGACAGCCGGCAGATCATAGAGGGGCTGCAGGGGATCCTGGCGGATCTGGAATCCGGGGAACTGGAGCTGGATCCCACGGCGGAGGATATCCACATGTTCGTGGAGGCAGAGCTGACCAAGCGGCTGGGGGATGTGGGCAAGCGGCTCCACACCGCTCGTTCCCGGAATGACCAGGTTGCACTGGATATCCGGCTGTATCTGCGGGAGGAAATGGGAGAGATCCGCAGTCTGACCGCAAAGCTGCTGCATACCCTGTGCGATCTGGCACAGCAGCACCTGGACACCATCATGCCCGGATACACCCACCTGCAGCGGGCACAGCCCATTACCCTGGGGCATCACCTGATGGCGTATGCCCAGATGCTGCTGCGGGATTATGACCGGCTGCTGGATACGGAAAAGCGCATGAACTACTGTCCCCTGGGCAGCTGCGCCCTGGCAGGCACCACCTACCCCATCGACCGGCAGCAGACCGCAAAGCTGCTGGGCTTTACCGCCCCCATGGCAAACAGTCTGGACGGGGTATCCGACCGGGACAGTTGCGTGGAGCTGGCAAACGCCCTGGCGCTGCTGATGACCCACCTGTCCCGGTTCTCCGAGGAGATCATTCTCTGGTGCTCCTGGGAATTCAAGTTCATTGAGCTGGACGATGCCTACGCCACCGGCAGTTCCATCATGCCCCAGAAGAAGAATCCGGATATCACCGAGCTGATCCGGGGCAAGACCGGCAGAGTGGTGGGGGATCTGACCACCCTGCTGGCTATGCTGAAGGGGCTGCCCCTTGCCTACAACAAGGATATGCAGGAGGACAAGGAGGCCATCTTCGACGCCATCGACAACGTGAAGCTGTGCCTGAAAACCTTTACCCCCATGCTTGCCACCATGCGTGTGCTGAAGGACAATATGCGTGCCGCCGCCGCCCGGGGCTTTATCAACGCCACCGATTGTGCGGACTATCTGGTGAAGAAGGGGCTGCCCTTCCGGGATGCCTATAAGATTACCGGCACCCTGGTTGCCGCATGCATCCGGCAGGGGCTGACTCTGGAAACCCTGCCCCTGGAGCAGTACCGGGAAATGCACCCTCTGTTCGGCGAGGACGTGTACCATGCCATCAGTCTGGACACCTGCGTCCGGGAGCGCCGTTCCGAGGGCGGTCCTGCACCGGAATCCGTCCGGCGGCAGATCGATCTGACCCGGGCACAGATGGAGGCTTGGGGCATATGA
- a CDS encoding putative ABC transporter permease, which produces MLTMYEAVLCFFIYAILGWCVEVIYATVNSGKFVNRGFLNGPYCPIYGFGVLIVVLCLSPVSGSLIPLFFGSVVLTTMLELVTGFLLEKIFHAHWWDYSNEHFQLGGYICAKFSLLWGIACVLVMRVVHPAVMGLVHWLPHWLGLTLLWVFSGAFAADLAITVAGILHIRSNMRVMSRIARELHNISDAVGENLSDGVMGAMERTEKSKQELALRRELTGVELDELKEKAAQLTDRYRTIMEERTFWTRRMRRAFPQLGEQLRERMKERLRRAK; this is translated from the coding sequence ATGCTGACCATGTATGAGGCTGTACTTTGCTTTTTTATTTACGCCATCCTGGGCTGGTGCGTGGAGGTGATCTACGCCACCGTCAATTCCGGCAAATTCGTCAACCGGGGCTTTCTCAACGGTCCCTACTGCCCCATTTACGGCTTTGGGGTGCTGATCGTAGTGCTGTGCCTGTCCCCCGTGTCCGGCAGTCTGATCCCCCTGTTTTTCGGCTCCGTCGTGCTGACCACGATGCTGGAGCTGGTGACCGGCTTTCTGCTGGAAAAGATTTTCCACGCCCATTGGTGGGATTACTCCAATGAGCACTTTCAGCTTGGCGGCTATATCTGCGCCAAATTCTCCCTGCTGTGGGGCATTGCCTGCGTGCTTGTGATGCGGGTGGTGCATCCGGCGGTGATGGGTCTGGTACATTGGCTGCCCCACTGGCTGGGGCTGACCCTGCTGTGGGTCTTTTCCGGGGCATTTGCGGCGGATCTTGCCATTACCGTAGCCGGGATCCTGCACATCCGCAGCAACATGCGTGTCATGAGCCGGATCGCAAGAGAGCTGCACAATATTTCCGACGCAGTGGGGGAGAACCTGTCCGACGGAGTCATGGGTGCCATGGAGCGGACGGAAAAATCCAAGCAGGAGCTGGCGCTGCGCCGGGAGCTGACCGGGGTGGAGCTGGACGAGCTGAAGGAAAAGGCGGCACAGCTTACCGACCGGTACCGGACTATCATGGAGGAGCGCACATTCTGGACACGGCGTATGCGCCGGGCATTCCCCCAGTTGGGAGAGCAGCTGCGGGAGCGGATGAAGGAGCGGCTGCGTCGGGCAAAGTAA
- the spoVAC gene encoding stage V sporulation protein AC translates to MKLTPQTYQKMAEQASPPTKSWITIPSAFLIGGGICTLGEVFLNLFTRMGAEKEAASAWASICLIFLSALFTGLGLYEKLAKFAGAGTLVPITGFANAMVSPALESRTEGFVLGVGAKLFTIAGPVILYGCTASVLYGILYYFIR, encoded by the coding sequence ATGAAACTCACACCCCAGACCTATCAGAAGATGGCGGAGCAGGCATCGCCCCCCACCAAAAGCTGGATCACCATTCCCAGCGCCTTTCTCATCGGGGGCGGCATCTGCACCCTGGGAGAGGTGTTCCTGAACCTGTTCACCCGCATGGGGGCAGAAAAGGAGGCGGCAAGCGCCTGGGCGTCCATCTGCCTGATCTTCCTCAGTGCCCTGTTCACCGGGCTGGGCTTGTACGAAAAGCTGGCAAAATTCGCCGGTGCCGGCACCCTGGTGCCCATTACGGGCTTCGCCAACGCCATGGTATCCCCGGCGCTGGAGTCCAGAACCGAGGGCTTCGTGCTGGGGGTGGGGGCAAAGCTGTTCACCATCGCCGGGCCGGTGATCCTGTACGGCTGCACCGCCTCGGTGCTGTACGGCATCCTCTATTATTTCATCCGATAA
- the gpr gene encoding GPR endopeptidase has translation MNIRTDLALEGVDAEQIREGITRTTRGSAFSITEIRIQEDRHGAPIGKKKGRYITLEAGALSRFSDRYEDMAQELAKELRQFLPPGHVLVVGLGNSQITPDALGPQAANQVLATRHLKTELGEEDPFLAGLRPVSVLAGGVLGQTGIESAELVQALQGRLCPAAIIAVDALACSELNRLGTTIQISDAGISPGSGVQNKRKELSAGTLGIPVLAVGVPTVVDMGTIVESLTGAPPKQEAPNMMVTPRDIDKLTQRAAGLIACGINLALHPQLSMEDVECLMA, from the coding sequence ATGAACATCCGGACAGACCTTGCTCTGGAGGGGGTGGATGCGGAACAGATCCGGGAGGGCATCACCCGTACCACCCGGGGCAGCGCCTTTTCCATCACCGAGATCCGCATCCAGGAGGACAGGCACGGCGCCCCCATCGGCAAAAAGAAGGGCAGATACATCACCCTGGAGGCAGGAGCGCTGAGCCGGTTTTCCGACCGGTATGAGGATATGGCGCAGGAGCTTGCGAAGGAGCTGCGGCAGTTCCTGCCACCGGGGCATGTGCTGGTGGTAGGGCTTGGAAACAGTCAGATCACCCCGGATGCCCTGGGGCCACAGGCGGCAAACCAGGTGCTTGCCACCCGGCATCTGAAAACCGAGCTGGGCGAGGAGGATCCCTTCCTGGCAGGGCTGCGTCCGGTCAGCGTGCTGGCAGGGGGCGTGCTGGGGCAGACCGGCATCGAAAGCGCAGAGCTGGTGCAAGCACTGCAGGGGCGCCTGTGTCCGGCAGCCATCATTGCGGTGGACGCCCTTGCATGCTCCGAGCTGAACCGGCTGGGCACCACCATCCAGATCTCCGACGCAGGAATATCTCCCGGCAGCGGGGTGCAGAATAAGCGTAAAGAGCTTTCCGCCGGAACCCTGGGGATCCCGGTGCTGGCGGTGGGGGTTCCTACGGTGGTGGATATGGGCACCATTGTGGAAAGCCTCACCGGAGCGCCTCCGAAGCAGGAAGCCCCCAATATGATGGTGACCCCACGGGACATTGACAAGCTGACCCAGCGAGCCGCCGGGCTCATCGCCTGCGGCATCAATCTGGCGCTGCATCCCCAACTGAGCATGGAGGATGTGGAGTGCCTGATGGCATAA
- a CDS encoding nuclear transport factor 2 family protein produces MAYIYELEVRMWEAAKHRDPEAFLEVVSPDAVMVCGGQRCTGAEYARIIPEFDCASFILEQFEIVNQDVDSVQVHYVVRTQVSDPANQELAGTFRVTTTWRNIEGNWKAVFNMDHRIG; encoded by the coding sequence ATGGCGTATATTTATGAGCTTGAAGTGAGAATGTGGGAGGCGGCAAAGCACCGGGATCCGGAGGCGTTTCTGGAGGTGGTATCCCCGGATGCGGTGATGGTCTGTGGGGGACAGCGCTGCACTGGCGCAGAGTATGCCCGGATCATTCCGGAATTTGACTGCGCCTCCTTCATTCTGGAGCAGTTCGAGATCGTGAACCAGGACGTGGACAGTGTGCAGGTGCACTACGTTGTCCGCACCCAGGTCAGCGATCCGGCGAACCAGGAGCTTGCCGGGACGTTCCGGGTGACTACCACCTGGCGGAACATCGAGGGCAACTGGAAGGCTGTGTTCAATATGGATCATCGGATCGGATAA
- the argB gene encoding acetylglutamate kinase yields the protein MEIPENIPNSVRSKILIDALPHIQRYNGKIVVVKYGGNAMTNEALKQAVMSDIVLLSLVGIKVVLVHGGGPEINDMLRRLNIESKFIGGLRYTDKETVDVVKMVLAGKVNKELVALLAEHQGSAVGLCGIDGQMLMAEKVESEQDLGYVGDIVSVNTKPILDALNGGYVPVIATVASSKSGQTYNVNADTAAARIAAELKAENLILMTDIAGLMRDKDDPSTLMPFVNVSEVPFLKRQGIISGGMIPKIDCCVEAVRRGVHKTVIIDGRIPHSILIELLSNEGIGTQFK from the coding sequence ATGGAAATTCCTGAAAACATCCCGAATTCTGTCCGGTCAAAGATTCTGATCGACGCCCTGCCCCATATCCAGCGATACAACGGCAAGATCGTGGTGGTCAAGTACGGGGGCAACGCCATGACCAACGAGGCGCTGAAGCAGGCGGTCATGAGCGATATCGTGCTGTTGTCCCTGGTGGGCATCAAGGTTGTTCTGGTACACGGGGGCGGCCCGGAAATCAACGATATGCTCCGGCGGCTGAACATTGAAAGTAAGTTCATCGGCGGGCTGCGGTACACGGACAAGGAAACCGTGGACGTGGTGAAGATGGTGCTTGCCGGCAAGGTGAACAAGGAGCTGGTTGCCCTTCTGGCGGAGCATCAGGGCAGCGCAGTGGGTCTGTGCGGTATTGACGGGCAGATGCTCATGGCGGAAAAGGTAGAAAGCGAGCAGGATCTGGGCTATGTGGGTGACATCGTCAGCGTGAACACCAAGCCCATTCTGGATGCGCTGAACGGTGGGTATGTGCCGGTGATCGCCACGGTGGCAAGCAGCAAGTCCGGTCAGACCTACAACGTGAATGCGGACACGGCGGCAGCACGGATCGCCGCAGAGCTGAAGGCGGAAAATCTGATCCTCATGACGGACATTGCAGGACTGATGCGGGACAAGGACGACCCCTCCACGCTGATGCCCTTTGTGAACGTCAGCGAGGTGCCCTTCTTAAAGCGGCAGGGCATCATCTCCGGAGGCATGATCCCCAAGATCGACTGCTGCGTGGAGGCAGTACGCCGGGGCGTACACAAGACCGTTATCATCGACGGCCGGATCCCCCACTCCATCCTCATTGAGCTGCTGTCCAACGAGGGCATCGGCACCCAGTTCAAATAA
- the argC gene encoding N-acetyl-gamma-glutamyl-phosphate reductase, which yields MPVQVYIDGQEGTTGLKILERFDGRSDIALLKIDPEKRKDNAERKRLIHQSDITFLCLPDAAAVEAVALAEGSNTRIIDASTAHRTNPDWAYGFPELSPAHRERIRTSQRVAVPGCYASGFISLVYPLVQAGILPADYPVTAYALSGYSGGGKKAIAQYTDPNRDNCFDAPRLYALGQTHKHMPEMQKISGLAYPPMFNPIICDFFNGMIVCVPILTRLLPKAVTPEQVHAAFAAHYANQRFVHVTALQGSDVLPDGFMSANPLAGSNDLEVFVCGNHDRILLCARLDNLGKGASGAAVQCMNLMIGAPEDTGLTSVYEKE from the coding sequence ATGCCGGTTCAGGTTTATATTGACGGACAGGAGGGCACCACGGGACTGAAGATCCTGGAGCGCTTTGATGGCCGCAGTGACATTGCCCTGCTGAAGATCGACCCGGAAAAGCGGAAGGACAACGCAGAGCGGAAGCGGCTGATCCACCAGTCGGACATTACCTTTCTGTGCCTGCCGGACGCTGCCGCTGTGGAGGCGGTAGCCCTGGCAGAGGGCAGCAATACCCGGATCATTGACGCATCCACCGCCCACCGGACCAATCCGGACTGGGCATACGGCTTTCCGGAGCTGAGCCCAGCGCACCGGGAAAGGATCCGCACCAGCCAGAGAGTGGCTGTGCCCGGCTGCTATGCCAGCGGCTTCATTTCCCTGGTGTATCCCCTGGTACAGGCCGGGATCCTGCCGGCGGATTACCCGGTGACCGCATACGCCCTGTCCGGCTACAGCGGCGGCGGCAAAAAGGCAATTGCCCAGTATACGGATCCGAACCGGGACAACTGCTTTGACGCACCCCGGCTCTATGCCCTGGGGCAGACCCACAAGCATATGCCGGAAATGCAGAAAATTTCCGGGCTTGCCTATCCCCCCATGTTCAATCCCATCATCTGCGACTTTTTCAACGGCATGATCGTGTGCGTGCCCATCCTGACCCGGCTGCTGCCCAAGGCAGTGACCCCGGAGCAGGTGCATGCCGCATTTGCCGCCCACTATGCAAACCAGCGCTTTGTGCATGTGACCGCCCTCCAGGGCAGCGACGTGCTGCCGGATGGGTTCATGTCCGCAAATCCCCTTGCAGGCTCCAATGACCTGGAGGTATTCGTCTGCGGCAACCATGACCGGATCCTGCTATGCGCACGGCTGGACAATCTGGGCAAGGGCGCATCCGGTGCGGCAGTCCAGTGTATGAATCTGATGATCGGGGCGCCGGAGGATACCGGTCTGACCTCGGTGTATGAAAAGGAGTAA
- the rpsT gene encoding 30S ribosomal protein S20 — protein sequence MANIKSAMKRVKVNKVKAAANKARKSELKTVLKKANLAVESGANKEEAIKAAIKRVDQACAKGLLHKNNAARKKAQLAKKLNG from the coding sequence ATGGCAAATATCAAGTCCGCAATGAAGAGAGTCAAGGTAAACAAGGTCAAGGCTGCTGCAAACAAGGCACGCAAGTCCGAGCTGAAGACAGTTCTGAAGAAGGCGAACCTGGCTGTTGAATCCGGTGCAAACAAGGAAGAGGCAATCAAGGCAGCAATCAAGCGGGTGGATCAGGCATGTGCAAAGGGTCTGCTGCACAAGAACAACGCAGCACGCAAGAAGGCACAGCTGGCAAAGAAGCTCAACGGCTGA
- the argJ gene encoding bifunctional glutamate N-acetyltransferase/amino-acid acetyltransferase ArgJ — protein sequence MKLQKFDGYTFVEGGVCAAQGFLANGIQCGLAHKALSEDAPSPTAGKKKHDLAVIYAEVPCAAAAVYTTNKVKGAPILVTREHLKNGTAQAVIVNSVNANTCNPDGVEKATKMCQLAADALKLEESEIIVASTGVIGQVLPIEPIAAAVPELCKGLNPKGNAAAVEAIMTTDTMPKEIAVSFTLGGKPCKLGGMLKGSGMIHPNMATTLTFLTTDADIAPALLQQALSDVVKLTLNRVSVDGDTSTNDMVCVLANGKADNAPIRTANADYDTFKQALYVILLNLARMMARDGEGATKLITCLCEGAPDEKTAEIVAKSVITSSLVKTAMFGRDANWGRIACAAGYAQADFDLEKLDIDVASENGRIAACRKGVIPDFSEEEAARILEPEEIRICIHLNSGLCSAVCWGCDLTYDYVKINGDYRS from the coding sequence ATGAAGCTTCAGAAATTTGACGGCTATACATTTGTGGAGGGAGGGGTCTGCGCTGCACAGGGCTTTCTGGCAAACGGCATCCAGTGCGGTCTTGCCCACAAGGCGCTCAGCGAGGACGCTCCCTCCCCCACCGCCGGGAAGAAGAAACATGACCTGGCAGTGATCTACGCAGAGGTACCCTGCGCTGCCGCAGCGGTCTACACCACCAACAAGGTCAAGGGCGCACCCATTCTGGTGACCCGGGAGCATCTGAAAAACGGCACCGCCCAGGCGGTGATCGTCAACTCCGTCAACGCCAACACCTGCAACCCGGACGGAGTGGAGAAGGCAACAAAAATGTGTCAGCTAGCGGCGGATGCCTTAAAGCTGGAGGAAAGCGAGATCATCGTGGCATCCACCGGGGTCATCGGACAGGTGCTGCCCATCGAGCCCATTGCCGCAGCCGTACCGGAGCTGTGCAAGGGGCTGAATCCCAAGGGAAATGCTGCCGCAGTGGAGGCAATTATGACCACCGACACCATGCCCAAGGAGATCGCCGTGTCCTTCACCCTGGGCGGAAAACCCTGCAAGCTGGGGGGCATGCTCAAGGGCAGCGGCATGATCCACCCCAACATGGCAACCACCCTGACCTTCCTGACCACGGATGCGGACATTGCCCCGGCACTGCTCCAGCAGGCTCTGTCCGATGTGGTAAAGCTGACGCTGAACCGGGTCAGCGTGGACGGGGACACCTCCACCAACGATATGGTCTGCGTGCTGGCAAACGGTAAGGCAGACAATGCCCCCATCCGCACCGCCAATGCAGACTACGACACCTTCAAGCAGGCGCTGTATGTGATCCTGCTGAACCTTGCCCGGATGATGGCACGGGACGGAGAGGGCGCCACCAAGCTCATCACCTGCCTGTGCGAGGGTGCGCCGGACGAAAAGACGGCGGAGATCGTGGCAAAGAGCGTGATTACCTCCAGTCTGGTGAAAACCGCAATGTTCGGCAGGGATGCCAACTGGGGCAGAATCGCCTGTGCCGCCGGGTATGCCCAGGCGGACTTTGACCTGGAAAAGCTGGACATTGACGTGGCATCCGAGAACGGCAGAATCGCCGCATGCCGGAAGGGCGTGATCCCGGACTTCTCCGAGGAGGAGGCTGCAAGGATCCTGGAGCCGGAGGAGATCCGGATCTGCATCCATCTGAACAGCGGTCTGTGCAGTGCAGTGTGCTGGGGCTGTGATCTGACCTATGACTATGTAAAGATCAACGGCGACTATCGGTCATAA
- a CDS encoding argininosuccinate synthase: MAKEIKKVVLAYSGGLDTSIIIPWLKENYNNCEVIAVSGDVGQGTELDGLEEKAKKTGASKLIVADLKKEFIEDYVYPTVKAGAVYENRYLLGTSFARPIIAKRIAEIALAEGADAICHGCTGKGNDQVRFELAIKAFAPDMEIIAPWRIWSIKSRDEEIDYAEAHNIPLKINRETNYSKDKNLWHLSHEGLDLEDPANEPQYNKPGFLELGVSPEMAPDKPTYITIHFEKGVPTMLDGKELDGVGMVSALNKLGGENGIGLADLVENRLVGMKSRGVYETPGGAILYHAHEVLETICLDKETARMKQYLGIKFADIVYNGQWFTPLREALSAFVDKTQETVTGDVKLKLYKGNIINAGVTSPYTLYDEEVATFDADNVYNQKDSAGFINLFGLPIKVKAKLDQKRNNK, encoded by the coding sequence ATGGCAAAGGAAATCAAAAAGGTCGTACTGGCATACTCCGGCGGTCTGGACACATCCATCATCATTCCGTGGCTGAAGGAAAACTACAACAACTGCGAGGTCATCGCAGTATCCGGCGACGTAGGGCAGGGCACCGAGCTGGACGGTCTGGAGGAAAAGGCAAAGAAGACCGGCGCATCCAAGCTGATCGTTGCAGATCTGAAGAAGGAATTCATCGAAGATTATGTATACCCCACCGTGAAGGCAGGGGCAGTTTACGAGAACCGCTATCTGCTGGGCACCTCCTTTGCACGGCCCATTATCGCAAAGCGCATTGCTGAGATCGCACTGGCGGAGGGGGCTGACGCCATCTGCCACGGCTGCACCGGCAAGGGCAATGACCAGGTTCGGTTTGAGCTTGCCATCAAGGCATTTGCACCGGATATGGAGATCATCGCACCCTGGAGAATCTGGAGCATCAAGTCCCGGGACGAGGAGATCGATTACGCAGAGGCTCACAACATTCCCCTGAAGATCAACCGGGAAACCAACTACTCCAAGGACAAGAACCTGTGGCATCTGTCCCACGAGGGTCTGGATCTGGAGGATCCGGCAAACGAGCCCCAGTACAACAAGCCGGGCTTCCTGGAGCTGGGCGTTTCTCCGGAAATGGCGCCCGACAAGCCCACCTACATCACCATCCACTTTGAAAAGGGCGTACCCACCATGCTGGACGGCAAGGAGCTGGACGGTGTGGGTATGGTCTCCGCACTGAACAAGCTGGGCGGCGAGAACGGCATCGGTCTGGCTGACCTGGTGGAGAACCGTCTGGTGGGCATGAAGTCCAGAGGCGTGTACGAAACCCCCGGCGGCGCCATCCTCTACCACGCACACGAGGTGCTGGAGACCATCTGCCTGGATAAGGAAACCGCACGGATGAAGCAGTACCTGGGCATCAAGTTCGCTGACATCGTATACAACGGTCAGTGGTTCACACCTCTGCGTGAGGCGCTGAGCGCATTTGTGGACAAGACCCAGGAAACCGTCACCGGCGACGTAAAGCTGAAGCTGTACAAGGGCAACATCATCAACGCCGGCGTTACTTCTCCCTACACCCTGTACGATGAGGAGGTTGCCACCTTCGACGCCGACAATGTATACAACCAGAAGGACAGCGCCGGATTCATCAACCTGTTCGGTCTGCCCATCAAGGTCAAGGCAAAGCTGGATCAGAAGCGGAACAACAAGTAA
- the fic gene encoding protein adenylyltransferase Fic: protein MALENKLGITDSAVLAREEERISKKKAVWLFESGTLDALPVGTFAALQEIHRHLFADLYPFAGKIRTVNLAKGNFRFAPLLYLEAALDSIDRMPQSTFDQIVEKYVEMNVAHPFRDGNGRSTRIWLDWMLKRGIGQVVDWSRVDKEDYLLAMERSPIRDTEIKVLLKAALTADVSSREVYMKGIDHSYSYEGYTTFKTENL from the coding sequence ATGGCACTGGAAAATAAGCTGGGCATCACCGATTCTGCGGTGCTTGCCCGGGAAGAGGAACGGATCAGCAAGAAAAAAGCCGTGTGGCTGTTTGAAAGCGGTACTCTGGATGCCTTGCCGGTGGGTACCTTTGCGGCTTTGCAGGAGATTCATAGGCATCTGTTTGCGGATCTTTACCCCTTTGCAGGAAAGATCCGCACGGTCAATCTGGCAAAGGGAAACTTCCGCTTTGCACCTCTGCTGTATCTGGAAGCGGCACTGGACAGCATCGACAGGATGCCCCAGTCCACCTTTGACCAGATTGTCGAGAAGTATGTGGAGATGAACGTTGCCCACCCTTTTCGGGACGGAAACGGACGCAGCACCCGGATCTGGCTGGACTGGATGCTGAAACGGGGCATCGGTCAGGTGGTGGACTGGAGCCGGGTGGACAAGGAGGATTATCTGCTTGCCATGGAGCGCAGCCCCATTCGGGATACAGAGATCAAGGTGCTGCTGAAGGCTGCGCTGACGGCGGATGTATCCAGCCGTGAAGTCTACATGAAGGGCATTGACCACAGCTATTCCTATGAAGGATACACCACCTTCAAGACGGAGAATTTGTAA
- a CDS encoding acetylornithine/succinylornithine family transaminase gives MDTIEQFDSHVMQTYDRLPLVMESGSGRTCTDEDGKRYLDFGSGIGTNSLGYCDPAWADAVCAQVRRMQHTSNYYYTKVQADFAERLCQITGYKRVFFGNSGAEANECAIKLARKYSFDKYGAGRNVIITLRNSFHGRTMATLSATGQDCFHNYFFPFPEGFVYAEANDIDDLLKKMHNNVCAVMLEYIQGEGGVVPLDSKYVDQLYDFCAKRDILVIADEVQTGVGRTGTFLAGEQYAKKADITTLAKGLGGGLPIGACLANGKCADVLTKGMHGSTFGGNPVVCAGGLAVLEQVAKPDFLAQVLAKGAHIRAALRDCQEVTEITGLGLMLGLTLKTKQAADVKQAAFQRGLLVLTAKDKVRLLPPLNITIGELDSGLAILKECLSQ, from the coding sequence ATGGATACAATAGAACAGTTTGACAGCCATGTGATGCAGACCTATGACCGGCTGCCCCTGGTGATGGAATCCGGCAGCGGCAGAACCTGTACCGATGAGGACGGCAAGCGCTACCTGGATTTCGGCAGCGGCATCGGCACCAACAGCCTGGGGTACTGCGATCCTGCCTGGGCGGACGCAGTGTGCGCCCAGGTTCGCCGCATGCAGCACACTTCAAATTACTACTACACAAAAGTACAGGCGGATTTCGCAGAGCGGCTGTGCCAGATCACCGGCTATAAGCGGGTGTTCTTCGGCAATTCCGGCGCAGAAGCCAACGAATGCGCCATTAAGCTGGCAAGAAAATACAGCTTTGATAAATACGGCGCAGGCAGAAATGTGATCATCACCCTGCGCAACTCCTTCCACGGCAGAACCATGGCGACCCTGAGCGCCACCGGGCAGGACTGCTTCCACAACTACTTCTTCCCCTTCCCGGAGGGCTTTGTGTACGCCGAAGCCAACGACATTGACGATCTGCTCAAGAAGATGCACAACAACGTGTGCGCCGTGATGCTGGAATACATCCAGGGCGAAGGGGGCGTGGTGCCCCTGGACAGCAAGTATGTGGATCAGCTCTACGATTTCTGCGCAAAGCGGGATATTCTGGTGATCGCTGACGAGGTTCAGACCGGCGTGGGCAGAACCGGCACCTTCCTGGCAGGAGAGCAGTACGCCAAGAAGGCGGACATCACCACGCTTGCCAAGGGGTTGGGCGGCGGTCTTCCCATCGGTGCATGCCTTGCCAACGGCAAATGCGCTGACGTGCTCACCAAGGGCATGCACGGTTCCACCTTCGGGGGCAATCCGGTGGTCTGCGCCGGCGGGCTTGCGGTGCTGGAACAGGTGGCAAAGCCGGATTTCCTGGCACAGGTACTGGCAAAGGGCGCTCACATCCGTGCCGCCCTCCGGGACTGCCAGGAGGTCACGGAGATCACCGGTCTGGGTCTGATGCTGGGGCTGACGCTGAAAACCAAACAGGCGGCGGACGTGAAGCAGGCAGCCTTCCAGCGGGGTCTGCTGGTGCTGACGGCGAAGGATAAGGTGCGGCTGCTCCCGCCGCTGAACATCACCATCGGGGAGCTGGACAGCGGTCTTGCGATTCTCAAGGAGTGCCTGAGCCAGTAA